A genomic region of Papaver somniferum cultivar HN1 unplaced genomic scaffold, ASM357369v1 unplaced-scaffold_30, whole genome shotgun sequence contains the following coding sequences:
- the LOC113341653 gene encoding agamous-like MADS-box protein AGL17, whose protein sequence is MGRKKIAIEKIDDPKKRIVTFSKRRSGIERKAAELCRLFADIIVCIIVFSPSGKAFTFSNSPRGICNVVERFVEEQKKDRTQETKNVRESKSSTQWRNVAGAGSGSDKYWWDTMDMEELGSMEKLMSLRESLAKLKQNLSARKEKLIALSSLSSSTIEDSIKVEDSITEDAIVEDGATSITEKHNLELNLRWQLNEKVLSSSRRTLSKLPPYRIDIVLEVLFEFASCNVVATD, encoded by the coding sequence ATGGGGAGAAAGAAGATAGCCATAGAAAAGATTGATGATCCAAAAAAGAGAATCGTAACTTTTTCGAAAAGAAGAAGCGGTATCGAGAGGAAAGCTGCGGAATTATGCAGGTTATTTGCAGATATTATTGTCTGCATAATCGTATTCTCTCCTTCTGGAAAGGCTTTCACCTTTAGCAATTCTCCTCGAGGTATATGTAATGTTGTTGAACGGTTCgttgaagaacagaagaaagaCAGGACACAGGAGACTAAGAATGTCCGCGAAAGTAAGAGTTCTACGCAATGGAGAAACGTGGCTGGTGCTGGGAGTGGGAGTGATAAGTATTGGTGGGATACTATGGACATGGAAGAACTCGGTTCTATGGAGAAGTTAATGTCTCTGAGGGAATCTTTggcaaaattgaaacaaaatttgtCTGCAAGGAAAGAGAAACTTATTGCATTATCTTCATTGTCGTCTTCAACTATTGAAGACTCGATCAAAGTTGAAGACTCGATCACTGAAGACGCAATTGTAGAAGATGGTGCAACAAGTATTACAGAAAAGCATAATCTTGAGCTCAATCTTAGGTGGCAGCTTAATGAAAAGGTGCTGTCATCATCTCGTCGAACCTTGTCGAAGTTACCCCCTTACAGAATTGACATTGTTTTAgaagttttatttgaatttgcatCATGCAATGTAGTAGCGACCGATTAG
- the LOC113341668 gene encoding vacuolar iron transporter homolog 1-like produces the protein MAVYEANQTYQPSTHLAVTRPTISTVDIERPHTIKEASLEGEDHFDYSQRAQWLRAAVLGANDGLVSTASLMMGVGAVKEDVKFMILTGFAGLIAGACSMAIGEFVSVYSQLDIEVAQMKRDNLARKNEEEESNDEKENFPNPFQAAGASAVAFSIGAIVPILAAAFIKDHKLRMGVVAGATSLALLVFGVLGAVLGKSPLLKSSLRVLFGGWIAMAITFGLTRLVGKSGL, from the coding sequence ATGGCTGTCTATGAAGCTAATCAAACTTACCAACCATCAACTCATCTAGCCGTCACTAGACCAACTATATCCACTGTGGATATTGAACGACCACATACTATCAAAGAAGCCAGTCTGGAAGGCGAGGACCACTTTGACTACTCTCAAAGGGCACAGTGGTTACGGGCCGCTGTTCTTGGAGCCAATGATGGCTTAGTTTCGACAGCTTCATTGATGATGGGAGTAGGAGCTGTTAAAGAGGATGTGAAGTTTATGATTCTTACTGGTTTTGCCGGTTTGATAGCTGGGGCTTGTAGTATGGCCATAGGAGAATTCGTTTCGGTTTATTCACAACTTGACATAGAGGTCGCCCAAATGAAGCGAGATAATCTTGCTAGAAAAAACGAGGAAGAGGAGAGTAATGATGAGAAGGAAAATTTTCCAAACCCATTTCAAGCAGCTGGAGCATCCGCGGTTGCATTTTCCATTGGTGCTATTGTACCAATATTAGCAGCGGCATTTATAAAAGATCATAAGTTGAGGATGGGAGTGGTAGCAGGAGCGACGAGTTTGGCCTTGTTGGTGTTTGGAGTGTTGGGGGCCGTCTTAGGGAAATCACCTTTGTTGAAATCTTCCTTGAGGGTTTTATTTGGAGGATGGATTGCCATGGCCATAACATTTGGATTGACGAGGTTGGTTGGTAAAAGTGGACTTTGA